Genomic window (Macrobrachium nipponense isolate FS-2020 chromosome 35, ASM1510439v2, whole genome shotgun sequence):
AGAAGAATTGAAATTCGAAAAGGAAGTAATCAACGACCAGCTTGTCGAAGTTCTTCTTCGGGAGAATGAGATGGAAATTTTGCTTGAAGAGGAGCGGGAGAGAGGGACTGAAAAAGACTttcaaattgaagaattattaaaTGCCGAAGGAATTCTGAAACGCGAACAACAGGAACTAATCGAAAAGCTAGAGAAAGCTCTCCTTCACGGGAAGGAGATGGAGACTTTACTTGCAGAGGAACAAGAGAGAGGTGCCGAAAAAGAATGTCAAATTGAAGTATTATTGAATGCAGAAGGAATTTTGAAACGGACACAACAGGAACTAATCGACAAGCTAGAGAAAGCTCTCCTTCATGGGAAGGAGATGGAGACTTTATTTGAAGAGGAACAAGAGAGAGGTGCCGAAAAGGAATGCCAAATTGAAGTATTATTAAATGCAGAAGGAATTTTGAAACGGGAACAACAGGAACTAAGCGACAAGCTAGAGAAAGCTCTCCTTCATGCGAAGGAGATAGAGACTTTACTCGCAGAGGAACAAAAGAGAGGTGCCGAAAAGGAATGTCAAATTGAAGTATTATTAAATGCAGAAGGAATTTTGAAACAGACACAACAGGAACTAAGTGACAAGCTAGAGAAAGCTCTCCTTCACGGGAAGGAGATGGAGACTTTACTTGCAGAGGAACAAAAGAGAGGTGCCGAAAAGGAATGTCATATTGAAGACTTATTAGAAATAGAACGAAATCTGCGATTGCAACAGCAAgaactaaagaaaataaatgcaaagcAGAGGGAGCAATTGTTGGAGGAATGGAAGGAGGTTGCTCTCCAACACGAGAAGGAGATAGAAAGTTTGTTGAACGGAgcaaaagaaaagcaaagaaacATGAACATCTTGAAGGAACAGTTGCAGAACAaggataatcaaataaaaaaatcattactcCGAATTGAGAAACTGAAAGGTGAAATTCAAATGTTGGAACAAAAATTGGCAAGCACCCGGAAAGAAGGTGAGATGAGATATCTTGAGATGGTgcaaagagaaaaagaacaaatCGAAATTAGCTTATCCTGGCAGCTGAAGTTTGAGGAAAGCAACAACGAAGTGGAGATCTTGAGACAATGTGAAAAAGACCTCCGAGAAAAAGTGAAGGAGTGCGAGAGAGAACTGGAAAATGCAGCCATTCAAGCAAAGGCGTTGGAAAATAAGGTCAGCCTTTTGGAagataagttaaaggaaaactATATACTTTTGAAGgataaagaggaagagaagagggaaAAAGACAGCGAAATAAAGAGGCTGCTAGAGCAGGACAGAGAGCAGCGAAGACTACAAGAAGAAACCTTGAGGAAT
Coding sequences:
- the LOC135208331 gene encoding trichohyalin-like; the protein is MEEAVSYYTIIPESDFDLDILITKIPKRKPILKFDWTTGVTVAAAAGCGIAASVAIFAYNKYKNLKKQAKRTEQELEKEKENAVAENRKLRTLLDERQNAIEEAERRMDKLVAQNEEEILKRDELIEELKLENEEVNDQLVEFILREYEIEILLEEERERGTKKDCQIEELLDAEGILKREHQELNDKLEELKLEKEEVNDQLVEFILREYEMEILLEEERERGTEKDFQIEELLNAEGILKREHQELNDKLEELKFEKEVINDQLVEVLLRENEMEILLEEERERGTEKDFQIEELLNAEGILKREQQELIEKLEKALLHGKEMETLLAEEQERGAEKECQIEVLLNAEGILKRTQQELIDKLEKALLHGKEMETLFEEEQERGAEKECQIEVLLNAEGILKREQQELSDKLEKALLHAKEIETLLAEEQKRGAEKECQIEVLLNAEGILKQTQQELSDKLEKALLHGKEMETLLAEEQKRGAEKECHIEDLLEIERNLRLQQQELKKINAKQREQLLEEWKEVALQHEKEIESLLNGAKEKQRNMNILKEQLQNKDNQIKKSLLRIEKLKGEIQMLEQKLASTRKEGEMRYLEMVQREKEQIEISLSWQLKFEESNNEVEILRQCEKDLREKVKECERELENAAIQAKALENKVSLLEDKLKENYILLKDKEEEKREKDSEIKRLLEQDREQRRLQEETLRNEDRYMLMTLLHGIAERNFHLEHIANEHGNENERDEEMFDHMLKRKEQQFCMAQQEKNYYLKEWGDLTQVLEDLICENERVLEGCLNKNVEVKTFEDEDEFDDTSGGESQEQTNDGPLDEMDDDSDEEFGDDEGDNYSRDESDNSFGEESEDEWDKDSFEELENEGT